In one window of Solanum pennellii chromosome 2, SPENNV200 DNA:
- the LOC107010103 gene encoding uncharacterized protein LOC107010103, which yields MMKGLKFSENSPSLSMKLVYSSNDKSSEFAVRAYVKSTMPRLRWTHDLHRRFVYAVERLGGVDPEAANGRKRNRIDGSDSTNISQRNLVHRYNHIKGKAAMFDGSDQMNFPQGNLVHCYNQNNGKTPIFNGSDQMNFPQGNLVHRCNHNNGKSVFDGHLNPTVTTNYLEKIASSSTAFPPPWKPMPEKKMGLEGQYYMFRDFFDGTITIRDGDDDNKIVRAFGISNLPNKSATSMIEEEDSHSTMSLKLSLSSDISLDLTLG from the exons ATGATGAAAGGGCTGAAATTCTCCGAAAATTCTCCGTCTTTATCCATGAAGCTAGTATATAGCAGTAACGATAAATCATCAGAGTTTGCTGTAAGAGCATATGTTAAATCCACAATGCCAAGACTCCGATGGACACATGATCTTCATCGCCGCTTTGTGTATGCTGTTGAGCGTCTTGGTGGAGTTGACC CAGAAGCTgcaaatgggagaaagaggaaCAGAATTGATGGTTCAGATTCAACAAATATTTCTCAGCGAAACCTTGTTCATCGTTACAATCATATCAAAGGCAAAGCTGCCATGTTTGATGGTTCTGATCAAATGAATTTTCCTCAGGGAAACCTTGTTCATTGTTACAATCAAAACAATGGCAAAACCCCCATATTTAACGGTTCCGATCAAATGAATTTTCCACAGGGAAACCTTGTTCATCGTTGCAATCATAACAATGGCAAATCTGTGTTTGATGGTCATCTTAATCCAACTGTAACAACTAACTATTTGGAAAAAATTGCTTCCAGCTCTACTGCTTTTCCTCCTCCATG GAAACCTATGCCAGAGAAGAAGATGGGATTGGAAGGACAATACTACATGTTTAGGGATTTCTTCGATGGAACCATTACTATTCGA GATGGAGATGATGATAATAAAATCGTGCGAGCATTTGGTATTAGCAATTTGCCAAATAAGAGTGCAACTTCAATGATTGAAGAGGAAGACTCCCATAGCACTATGTCCTTGAAGCTATCTCTCAGTTCAGATATCTCTCTTGACCTCACCCTTGGTTAA